The following proteins are encoded in a genomic region of Rissa tridactyla isolate bRisTri1 chromosome 5, bRisTri1.patW.cur.20221130, whole genome shotgun sequence:
- the SGMS2 gene encoding phosphatidylcholine:ceramide cholinephosphotransferase 2 — protein MNTIETAKLEEHMEGQNNDTSNGYSRPTLSVSEENKNGTTKPKGLSNGLRKTTKKYPDYIQIAMPAESRNKFPLEWWKTGIAFVYALFNLILTTVMITVVHERVPPKELSPPLPDKFFDYIDRVTWAFSVSEINGMILVGLWIFQWLFLRYKSIVGRRFFFIIGTLYLYRCITMYVTTLPVPGMHFQCAPKLNGDSQAKVQRILRLISGGGLSITGSHILCGDFLFSGHTVVLTLIYLFIKEYSPRHFWWYHLICWLMSAAGIICILVAHEHYTVDVIIAYYITTRLFWWYHSMANEKTLKVSSQTNFLSRAWWYPIFYFFEKNVQGSVPCSFSWPISWPPSCFKSSCKKYSRVQKTGEDNEKST, from the exons ATGAATACCATTGAGACAGCAAAGCTTGAAGAGCATATGGAGGGTCAAAACAATGACACTTCTAATGGCTACTCACGACCTACTCTTTCAGTCAGTGAAGAGAACAAAAATGGCACTACCAAACCAAAGGGCTTGTCTAATGGCTTGCgaaagacaacaaagaaatatCCTGATTACATCCAGATTGCTATGCCTGCTGAGTCTAGGAACAAATTTCCTCTGGAATGGTGGAAAACAGGCATTGCCTTTGTCTATGCTCTCTTCAACTTGATTCTAACAACTGTCATGATCACTGTGGTCCATGAGAGAGTACCTCCAAAGGAGCTAAGCCCTCCCTTGCCTGACAAATTTTTTGATTACATTGATCGTGTGACGTGGGCTTTTTCTGTATCAGAAATAAATGGAATGATATTAGTTGGATTATGGATATTCCAGTGGTTGTTTCTTAGATACAA ATCAATAGTGGGACGGAGGTTCTTTTTTATAATAGGAACTTTATATCTGTACCGCTGTATTACTATGTACGTTACCACCTTACCTGTGCCTGGAATGCATTTTCAGTGTGCACCAAAG CTGAATGGAGATTCTCAGGCAAAGGTTCAGAGGATCCTGCGACTTATTTCTGGTGGTGGTCTATCCATAACTGGATCACACATCTTATGTGGAGACTTCCTGTTCAGTGGTCACACCGTGGTATTAACGCTGATCTACCTGTTCATTAAAGAGT ATTCACCACGTCATTTCTGGTGGTATCACTTAATCTGCTGGCTAATGAGCGCTGCTGGCATAATTTGTATCCTTGTTGCTCATGAACACTATACCGTAGATGTCATCATTGCTTACTATATCACCACGCGGCTTTTCTGGTGGTACCACTCAATGGCTAATGAAAAG ACTTTAAAGGTTTCTTCGCAGACAAATTTTCTCTCTCGAGCATGGTGGTAtccaatattttatttctttgagaaGAATGTGCAAGGCTCTGTTCCTTGCAGCTTTTCCTGGCCGATATCTTGGCCTCCCAGCTGCTTCAAATCTTCATGCAAAAAGTATTCACGGGTTCAGAAGACAGGAGAGGACAATGAAAAGTCTACCTGA